The Sphingobacterium bambusae genome includes a window with the following:
- the kdsB gene encoding 3-deoxy-manno-octulosonate cytidylyltransferase — translation MKIIGIIPARYASSRFPGKPLADIGGKSMIQRVYEQVKGCASLAEVVVATDDQRIEEHVRSFAGNVIMTSTEHESGTDRCAEVVSKINGFDVAINIQGDEPFINPLQIDLLCSLFNDPKTDIGTLIKKIDKQEDLFSENTPKVIVGSEQQALYFSRQTIPFLRGIPNAEWLRKHNFYKHIGVYGYKTAVLQEITRLPISSLEKAEALEQLRWLENGYRIRVAETAYDTVAVDRPEDLETIKRTFF, via the coding sequence ATGAAAATTATAGGAATCATTCCGGCGCGCTATGCTTCATCGCGTTTCCCAGGCAAGCCCTTGGCGGATATAGGTGGAAAATCGATGATACAGCGTGTGTACGAACAGGTTAAAGGTTGCGCGAGTCTGGCAGAAGTTGTTGTGGCCACGGACGATCAACGCATCGAAGAACACGTACGCTCTTTTGCTGGCAATGTAATCATGACTTCCACTGAACATGAGTCAGGCACGGATCGCTGCGCAGAAGTGGTATCGAAAATTAATGGATTTGACGTAGCCATTAATATTCAAGGCGACGAACCTTTCATCAATCCGTTACAAATCGATCTTCTATGTTCCCTTTTTAATGATCCAAAAACAGATATCGGGACGCTTATTAAGAAAATTGACAAACAGGAGGATCTCTTTAGTGAAAATACTCCAAAAGTAATCGTCGGAAGCGAGCAACAAGCGCTGTACTTTTCTAGACAAACGATCCCCTTCTTACGCGGAATACCAAACGCCGAGTGGCTGCGTAAACATAACTTTTACAAACACATTGGTGTCTACGGCTATAAGACAGCGGTGTTGCAAGAGATCACCAGATTGCCTATCTCCAGTTTAGAAAAAGCAGAGGCATTGGAGCAGCTGCGTTGGCTGGAAAACGGCTACCGTATCCGTGTTGCGGAAACAGCATACGATACCGTCGCTGTAGATAGACCAGAGGACTTAGAGACAATAAAACGTACCTTCTTCTAG
- a CDS encoding ligase-associated DNA damage response DEXH box helicase, protein MNQFADVWFHNQGWEPHAFQRNAWKEIAKGRSGLLNAPTGFGKTFAIWFGIIAHYYDDKKYQSEKRKFKKNKLHALWITPLRALSKEIYKATTQVSSDLDLDYQVKLRTGDTSLSQRQKQRKKPPQALITTPESVHLLLASKEGTDYFSQLAFIVVDEWHELLGSKRGVLVELALSRIKAINPKLKVWGISATIGNLAEAQEILLGTGHKGAMVRASLKKKIQIETVLPDNLEKFPWAGHLGIRLLDKVVAIVNRYQSTLIFTNTRSQAEIWYQQIIMHYPSFAGILAIHHGSLSDEVRLWVEDALHEGRLKAVVCTSSLDLGVDFRPVDCVIQIGSPKGVARFLQRAGRSGHRPHETSHIYYVPTNSLEIIEGDSLKYAVKEQIIEQRLPYIRSFDVLIQYLMTLAVGDGFIADEIFEEVRGTHCFASLTRSEFDECLAMLIHGGKTLNAYDDFHRLVLKDGRFTVESRKLAMRHRLSIGAIVSDAMMKVKFMSGKYLGSIEESFISKLNTGDVFWFSGRQLELLHVRNMEVVVRPTTKSKGVVPSWMGGRFSISPNLGVAIRHSFESIHNKDRLSPEVAFLQPLFKEQQRRSGLPREDELLVEYITTKYGHHLFVYPFDGKLVHEGMAQVLAYRLGKIKAATFSIASNEYGFELLSATKYEIDNTFIKELLSPRELHRDIGSGINVQEMARRRFRDIAGIAGLVFQGFPGKAMKAKHLQANAGLFFSVFEDYDPNNLLLREAYDEVFDFQLEEGRMQLAFERIARHAIVLTFPKQLTPFSFPIFSESFREKYSNEDWQSRLEQIKLQLEGKLE, encoded by the coding sequence ATGAATCAATTCGCTGACGTATGGTTTCATAATCAAGGCTGGGAGCCACATGCTTTCCAACGGAACGCCTGGAAGGAAATTGCTAAAGGCCGATCGGGATTGTTGAATGCGCCAACTGGATTTGGAAAGACATTTGCTATTTGGTTCGGCATAATTGCACACTATTACGACGATAAAAAGTACCAAAGCGAGAAAAGAAAATTTAAAAAGAATAAGTTGCATGCTCTTTGGATTACGCCTTTGCGCGCGTTATCCAAAGAGATTTATAAAGCAACTACGCAAGTCAGCAGCGACTTGGATTTGGATTATCAGGTGAAGTTACGTACAGGTGATACCAGCTTGAGTCAACGACAAAAGCAACGCAAGAAACCTCCTCAGGCACTGATTACTACACCGGAAAGTGTACATCTATTATTGGCGTCGAAGGAGGGAACAGATTACTTCAGCCAACTTGCTTTTATCGTCGTGGATGAGTGGCACGAATTGCTGGGTAGTAAGCGTGGCGTTTTGGTCGAGTTAGCCTTAAGCCGTATCAAAGCCATAAACCCAAAACTTAAGGTGTGGGGAATTTCTGCTACCATCGGTAATTTGGCGGAAGCACAAGAAATATTGTTAGGAACAGGACATAAAGGAGCAATGGTTCGGGCGAGTCTGAAAAAAAAGATTCAAATAGAAACGGTGCTGCCCGATAATTTAGAAAAATTTCCATGGGCGGGTCATCTTGGCATACGATTGTTGGATAAGGTGGTTGCTATCGTGAACCGTTACCAGTCTACATTGATCTTTACCAATACACGCTCCCAAGCGGAAATCTGGTACCAGCAAATTATTATGCACTATCCATCCTTTGCAGGAATTTTGGCTATCCATCATGGCTCATTAAGTGACGAAGTGCGACTATGGGTGGAGGATGCGTTGCATGAGGGGCGTCTAAAAGCTGTAGTATGTACCAGTAGCTTGGATCTCGGGGTAGATTTTAGGCCGGTAGATTGCGTAATTCAAATTGGATCACCGAAAGGTGTTGCACGCTTTCTACAGCGAGCAGGACGTTCGGGGCATCGACCTCATGAAACGTCACATATCTATTATGTACCCACCAATTCTTTAGAGATCATTGAGGGAGATTCGTTGAAGTACGCCGTGAAGGAACAGATTATTGAGCAGCGCCTCCCGTACATTCGAAGTTTCGATGTGCTTATACAATACTTGATGACCTTAGCGGTTGGCGACGGTTTCATAGCCGACGAAATTTTTGAAGAGGTGCGCGGTACACATTGTTTCGCCTCACTCACGCGGTCTGAATTTGATGAATGTCTCGCGATGCTGATTCACGGAGGAAAGACGTTAAATGCGTATGATGATTTTCACCGTTTGGTATTAAAAGATGGTCGCTTCACCGTCGAGTCGAGAAAGTTAGCCATGCGGCATCGATTGAGCATAGGAGCTATTGTGTCGGATGCGATGATGAAGGTAAAGTTTATGTCGGGTAAATATTTAGGTTCAATTGAGGAATCGTTCATTTCCAAACTCAATACAGGCGATGTCTTTTGGTTTTCCGGACGGCAATTGGAACTTCTGCACGTGCGTAATATGGAAGTCGTTGTACGCCCAACAACGAAATCGAAAGGCGTCGTTCCCTCGTGGATGGGCGGACGTTTTTCTATTTCTCCCAACTTAGGCGTAGCCATTCGGCACAGTTTTGAAAGTATACATAATAAAGATCGGTTAAGTCCTGAGGTTGCTTTTTTGCAGCCACTTTTTAAGGAACAGCAACGACGATCGGGTTTGCCTCGCGAAGATGAACTATTGGTGGAGTATATTACCACCAAATATGGACATCATCTTTTCGTCTATCCTTTTGATGGGAAACTGGTACATGAGGGGATGGCACAAGTATTGGCTTACCGATTGGGGAAGATTAAAGCTGCAACATTTAGTATCGCCAGCAACGAGTATGGTTTCGAATTGTTATCGGCTACGAAATATGAGATTGACAATACCTTTATCAAGGAGCTGCTATCTCCACGAGAGCTTCACCGCGATATTGGTTCGGGGATCAATGTGCAGGAAATGGCACGTCGTCGATTTCGGGATATCGCCGGTATTGCCGGTTTGGTTTTTCAAGGTTTTCCAGGAAAAGCAATGAAAGCGAAACATCTGCAGGCGAATGCCGGTCTGTTTTTTTCGGTATTCGAGGATTATGATCCCAACAACTTACTGCTAAGAGAGGCATATGATGAGGTTTTTGATTTCCAACTGGAGGAGGGAAGGATGCAGCTTGCCTTTGAACGTATAGCCCGACACGCGATTGTTTTGACTTTTCCTAAACAGTTAACCCCCTTTTCATTTCCCATCTTTTCGGAATCTTTTCGAGAGAAATACAGCAACGAGGATTGGCAAAGCCGATTGGAACAGATAAAATTACAGTTAGAAGGAAAGTTGGAATAA
- the mqnC gene encoding cyclic dehypoxanthinyl futalosine synthase has product MNVDKLLERALNFDFLSKEEGMYLYHNAATADLTYVANELRKKQVPHGKVTWQIDRNVNTTNVCIANCKFCNFFRRPGHEDSYITDIETYRQKIEETFRYGGDQLLLQGGHHPDLGLNFYTTLFKQLKELYPDLKLHALGPPEIAHVSKLEGLPHIEVLRAMKESGLDSLPGAGAEILNDRVRRLISKGKCGGQEWLDVMRAAHQINLPTSATMMFGHIETIDERFEHLVWIREVQAEKPVDAHGFIAFIPWPFQDDGTLLKRLRGITNNVTGEEYIRMIALSRIMLPNVKNIQASWLTVGKRTAQLCLHAGANDFGSIMIEENVVSAAGAPHRFTSKSIQDAIREAGFEPQLRTQKYDFRVLPQMEEQVINY; this is encoded by the coding sequence ATGAATGTAGATAAATTATTAGAGCGTGCATTAAACTTTGACTTTCTGAGCAAAGAAGAAGGCATGTACCTCTACCATAACGCCGCTACAGCCGACCTTACTTATGTGGCCAACGAGCTTCGCAAAAAGCAGGTTCCACATGGAAAGGTGACTTGGCAAATAGACCGCAATGTCAACACAACGAACGTGTGCATTGCCAATTGCAAATTTTGCAATTTCTTTCGCCGACCGGGGCATGAGGACAGTTACATTACCGATATAGAGACCTACCGACAAAAGATCGAGGAAACCTTTCGCTACGGTGGAGATCAACTTCTATTGCAAGGAGGCCACCATCCTGATTTGGGACTCAATTTCTACACGACCTTGTTCAAGCAACTGAAAGAACTCTACCCTGACTTGAAATTGCACGCGCTAGGACCGCCAGAAATAGCACACGTTTCGAAGCTCGAAGGCCTGCCCCATATTGAAGTGCTACGCGCTATGAAAGAATCTGGCCTGGACTCCTTGCCTGGTGCTGGGGCAGAAATACTGAATGACCGCGTGCGTCGGTTGATCTCAAAAGGTAAATGTGGAGGACAGGAATGGCTCGACGTCATGCGTGCAGCACATCAAATCAACTTACCAACTTCGGCAACGATGATGTTTGGGCATATAGAAACGATCGACGAGCGATTTGAACATTTGGTATGGATCAGGGAAGTGCAGGCGGAAAAGCCCGTCGATGCGCATGGTTTTATAGCGTTCATCCCTTGGCCATTTCAAGACGATGGCACCTTGTTGAAACGTCTGCGCGGAATAACCAACAACGTCACGGGTGAGGAATACATTCGCATGATCGCCCTAAGCAGGATTATGTTGCCCAACGTAAAAAACATACAAGCATCATGGTTAACGGTAGGAAAACGTACCGCGCAGCTTTGCTTACATGCTGGAGCGAATGACTTCGGATCTATTATGATCGAAGAAAATGTTGTTTCGGCAGCGGGAGCGCCGCATCGGTTTACTTCCAAATCCATACAAGATGCCATCCGTGAAGCAGGATTCGAACCTCAACTGCGCACGCAGAAGTATGACTTCCGTGTGTTGCCGCAAATGGAAGAACAGGTCATAAACTATTAA
- a CDS encoding ligase-associated DNA damage response exonuclease gives MNLLSVNECGLYCKQGNFYIDPWKPVKTALITHGHSDHMRAGMGNYICHHHTIPILRLRLGIDNVVQGVAYGEQFHINGVTISFHPAGHIIGSAQIRMEYQGEVWLFTGDYKLSVDGVSQPYELVKCDHFITESTFGLPIYNFPSNQSIYESINAWWRSNAQEGMNTVLLGYALGKAQNILAHAEEDIGDIFLHGAVDNVNEALTEVGFKFPGTRITSDTRRDAIRGALIVAPPSAMDTPWLRSLKPFRIAMCSGWMQIRGARRRRGVDRGFVLSDHCDWQQLNQAVVETGAKQVYVTHGYEHNFSRWVQAEYNIGASIFKTLYNDAEEENV, from the coding sequence ATGAATTTATTGTCCGTTAACGAATGTGGCCTGTACTGTAAGCAGGGGAATTTTTATATTGATCCATGGAAACCAGTCAAGACGGCCTTGATTACGCATGGGCACAGCGATCATATGCGTGCCGGGATGGGCAACTACATTTGCCATCATCATACTATCCCCATACTTCGGCTGCGTTTAGGTATCGATAATGTGGTGCAGGGGGTAGCTTATGGAGAGCAATTCCACATCAATGGCGTAACGATATCCTTCCATCCGGCAGGTCACATCATTGGATCGGCGCAGATAAGAATGGAATACCAAGGAGAAGTATGGTTGTTTACCGGAGATTATAAACTTTCGGTAGATGGAGTGAGCCAACCTTATGAATTGGTGAAGTGTGACCATTTCATCACAGAGAGTACCTTTGGACTCCCGATCTATAATTTTCCTTCCAACCAGTCTATCTACGAGAGCATCAATGCTTGGTGGCGCAGCAATGCGCAGGAAGGAATGAATACGGTGCTTTTGGGATATGCACTAGGCAAAGCACAGAATATTCTAGCGCATGCAGAGGAAGACATAGGTGATATATTTCTGCATGGCGCCGTTGATAATGTTAATGAAGCCTTAACAGAGGTCGGATTTAAATTCCCCGGAACGAGAATAACTAGTGATACGCGCCGCGATGCTATACGAGGCGCGTTAATCGTTGCACCACCATCAGCGATGGATACACCTTGGTTGCGCAGCCTAAAGCCGTTTCGCATAGCGATGTGTAGCGGATGGATGCAGATTCGAGGTGCAAGGCGGAGGCGAGGGGTGGACCGCGGTTTCGTGTTGTCTGATCATTGCGATTGGCAACAGCTTAACCAAGCTGTGGTCGAGACAGGGGCGAAACAGGTATATGTCACGCATGGTTATGAACACAATTTCAGTAGATGGGTGCAAGCAGAATACAATATTGGCGCTTCGATATTCAAAACACTTTACAACGATGCTGAGGAGGAAAATGTATGA
- the pdeM gene encoding ligase-associated DNA damage response endonuclease PdeM, translated as MAKKIELNGVELFLLPQKVVYIPIHELLIVSDWHIGKLGHFRKAGVFVPPMQLEEEFARLDILLNALTIKQVVFLGDLFHSEWNYEWDEFQLFLNRFPAIRFILTRGNHDILPEAVLAKSIIQVKDYILLPEGIVLSHEPIVQLDAGLYNLVGHLHPGCEVAMQGRQYYKLPCFHLEKKVLTLPAFGRWTGLFILPKRQDNRLFAVVGNDVVELK; from the coding sequence ATGGCAAAAAAGATTGAGTTGAATGGGGTCGAACTTTTCCTGTTACCCCAAAAAGTGGTTTATATTCCTATACATGAGCTATTGATCGTTTCCGATTGGCACATCGGCAAGCTGGGACATTTCCGGAAAGCAGGTGTGTTTGTACCTCCAATGCAACTGGAAGAGGAATTCGCACGGTTGGACATATTGTTGAATGCATTGACGATCAAGCAAGTGGTCTTTCTAGGGGATCTTTTCCATTCGGAATGGAACTATGAATGGGATGAATTTCAACTTTTTTTAAATCGTTTCCCTGCAATCAGGTTTATCTTGACGCGTGGTAACCATGATATATTGCCTGAAGCTGTACTTGCCAAATCTATTATTCAGGTTAAAGATTATATACTCTTACCCGAAGGCATAGTCTTGTCGCACGAGCCGATCGTACAACTTGATGCAGGACTATACAATTTGGTGGGTCATCTGCATCCCGGATGTGAAGTTGCTATGCAAGGACGACAATACTATAAGTTGCCTTGTTTTCACCTAGAAAAAAAAGTGCTTACCCTGCCCGCCTTTGGTCGCTGGACAGGTCTTTTTATCCTGCCCAAGAGGCAGGATAATCGCCTGTTTGCTGTGGTTGGCAATGATGTCGTTGAGCTAAAGTAA
- a CDS encoding SRPBCC family protein, protein MIKPAPILVERTYSASPDRVWEALTDKDKLTLWYFEIPEFELKKGAEFNFYESKGVNRYHYRIKILDFKPNELLQYVWSHPTESKGLSVVTWYLTRRGNATAVRVVHEGIESFADAGVLVDRTKYEKSWNNILGTSLANFLEE, encoded by the coding sequence ATGATAAAGCCTGCACCAATCCTAGTTGAGCGAACTTATTCTGCAAGTCCAGATCGTGTTTGGGAAGCCCTTACCGATAAAGACAAATTGACCCTGTGGTATTTTGAAATACCCGAATTCGAGTTGAAGAAAGGAGCGGAATTTAATTTCTACGAGTCAAAAGGTGTAAATCGTTACCACTACCGGATTAAGATTCTTGACTTTAAGCCTAATGAGCTTCTGCAGTACGTATGGAGCCATCCAACGGAAAGCAAGGGACTTTCGGTGGTAACCTGGTACCTTACACGACGGGGAAATGCCACGGCGGTACGCGTCGTACATGAAGGCATAGAAAGCTTCGCGGATGCTGGCGTTCTAGTGGATCGTACAAAGTATGAAAAAAGCTGGAACAATATCTTAGGAACCTCATTGGCTAATTTTTTAGAAGAATAA
- a CDS encoding sulfite exporter TauE/SafE family protein has product MAEALQLITSPSGWAVYFLCAILIGMSKTGIQNIGTLAVPLFAFLFGAKYSTGIVLLLLCFADLIAVIYYRKAFLWHEVKKLLPAAVVGLVAGLLLGNYLHDKTFKILIGSCIMVGMGIMIWLERSPRELQDRLTQNRWYSPIFGLILGFSTMIGNAAGPALSVYMLSKRLDKITFAATSAWFIMILNFSKIPLQAFVWHNLSWQGLFLNLLALPFILLGGFIGIRIIHILPEKQFRRLIMGLIIVSALLLITL; this is encoded by the coding sequence ATGGCTGAAGCGCTACAGCTCATAACATCACCCAGCGGTTGGGCCGTTTACTTTCTTTGTGCCATACTTATTGGAATGTCGAAAACGGGCATCCAAAACATCGGGACGTTAGCTGTGCCTCTATTTGCGTTTCTGTTTGGTGCAAAATATTCGACGGGCATTGTTTTGCTCCTGCTATGTTTCGCCGATCTAATCGCTGTTATTTACTACCGCAAAGCGTTCTTATGGCATGAAGTTAAGAAGTTACTTCCTGCAGCCGTCGTTGGACTTGTAGCAGGACTACTTTTAGGTAATTATCTGCACGACAAAACTTTCAAAATACTAATCGGCAGCTGCATCATGGTGGGAATGGGCATTATGATATGGTTGGAGCGATCGCCACGAGAACTGCAGGACAGATTAACTCAAAATCGCTGGTACTCTCCTATTTTTGGGCTTATTTTAGGATTTTCAACAATGATAGGAAATGCTGCGGGTCCAGCCCTATCGGTGTATATGTTGTCGAAACGGCTCGATAAAATAACATTTGCAGCCACTTCAGCATGGTTTATCATGATCCTCAATTTCAGCAAAATACCGTTACAAGCCTTTGTATGGCACAATTTAAGCTGGCAAGGCTTATTCCTCAACCTATTAGCCTTACCATTTATCTTATTAGGCGGCTTTATAGGCATCCGCATTATCCACATTTTGCCCGAGAAACAATTCCGACGGCTAATAATGGGTTTGATTATTGTTTCTGCTTTATTGTTGATCACGTTGTAG
- a CDS encoding HAD family hydrolase, which yields MNQYAVIFDMDGVICHTNPYHAKAFAIFFDKYKIAYTDKEFEDHMFGKHNSYIMTHFFKRNIFGEELIALEGEKEALFREIYRSEVKTLPNYLTFLDDLKANGFKTAVATSAPRANLELILDVLQIADKMDSLLASENVTLHKPHPEVYLKSAENIGVDPANCLVFEDSFSGVTAGLNAGMKVIGVLSSHPKDQLPPCVAYLTDYAEINAAKVKQLIRQD from the coding sequence ATGAATCAATATGCAGTCATTTTTGACATGGATGGTGTTATCTGCCACACGAATCCCTATCATGCAAAAGCCTTTGCTATTTTCTTTGACAAATACAAAATAGCCTACACCGACAAAGAGTTTGAAGACCATATGTTTGGCAAGCACAACAGCTATATCATGACACACTTCTTCAAACGTAACATCTTTGGCGAGGAGCTTATTGCGCTGGAAGGTGAAAAAGAAGCCTTGTTTCGAGAGATTTACCGATCCGAAGTAAAAACCTTACCCAATTACCTGACTTTTCTAGATGATTTAAAGGCCAACGGATTCAAAACAGCAGTAGCCACGTCCGCCCCTCGTGCTAATTTGGAATTGATTCTCGATGTGCTCCAAATAGCTGATAAGATGGACTCGTTACTTGCTAGCGAAAATGTTACCTTACATAAACCCCATCCAGAAGTATATCTTAAATCAGCAGAAAACATTGGCGTTGATCCTGCAAATTGTCTGGTATTCGAGGATTCCTTTTCGGGTGTCACGGCAGGTTTAAATGCAGGCATGAAGGTTATTGGTGTGCTCAGCTCGCATCCAAAAGACCAATTGCCGCCCTGTGTCGCTTACTTGACTGACTACGCTGAAATCAATGCAGCAAAAGTAAAACAACTCATTCGCCAAGATTAA
- a CDS encoding GNAT family N-acetyltransferase, with product MELIHVEDQSKWLALNDEVQIGELVYTRNERTLTITNTEVEPYYRGNKIAEELVLAAIKLARDNGLKVVPACSFAETVFERYPDERDVLA from the coding sequence ATGGAATTAATACATGTAGAGGATCAAAGCAAATGGTTGGCTTTGAATGATGAAGTACAGATTGGCGAGTTGGTATACACGCGTAATGAGCGTACGTTGACTATTACCAATACGGAGGTTGAACCTTATTATAGAGGAAATAAAATAGCGGAGGAATTGGTGTTAGCTGCAATTAAGCTGGCGAGAGACAATGGGTTAAAGGTTGTTCCTGCTTGTTCTTTTGCGGAAACGGTCTTTGAACGCTACCCCGACGAACGCGACGTTTTGGCTTAA
- a CDS encoding ATP-dependent DNA ligase, with the protein MIDFVQLFEAIDSTTKTSVKVAAMLDYFRTAKESDKLFAMAILTGNKPKRPIRTTDLRVWASEEANIPLWLIEESYYVVGDLAETISLILPLKTEAHALDVSLRSLFEAIVALRSKSLEEQRALVVGYWSKLDGTALFIFNKLLTGNLRVGVSRKLLVKAVAQYLESSDPEVEHRLMGKWSPFEETMDSLFQGDLQENKHFLPYPFYLAYALDKDPAELGELRNWVMEAKLDGIRGQLIVRKDELFVWSRGEDLMTDKFVEFEPLRSILPDGTVIDGEVLPWKDDKPMDFSVMQTRIGRKNISKNALAAAPLIMVCYDLLEWQGSDIRSWPLHKRRRQLEAILANYPVGDILKLSAEMSFESWDAAERYRREARQQHSEGLMIKHRESIYEVGRKRGNWWKWKTDPMTIDGVLIYAQSGHGRRANLFTDYTFAVWDEGELVPFTKAYSGLTDKELFTIDNWIKRHTIAKFGPVRSVTPELVFELAFEGINVSTRHKSGVALRFPRIIRWRQDKPASEANTKEDLLNLIASQHESIR; encoded by the coding sequence ATGATCGACTTTGTTCAGCTATTTGAGGCTATAGACAGTACAACGAAAACTTCGGTGAAAGTAGCAGCTATGTTGGATTACTTTAGGACGGCAAAGGAATCGGACAAATTGTTTGCGATGGCGATACTGACGGGCAATAAACCCAAAAGACCGATACGAACAACGGATTTGCGTGTTTGGGCTTCGGAAGAAGCAAATATTCCCTTATGGCTGATTGAAGAGAGTTACTATGTCGTCGGGGATTTAGCCGAAACGATTTCGCTTATTCTGCCGTTAAAGACGGAAGCCCATGCGTTGGATGTTTCCCTGCGTTCTCTTTTTGAAGCCATTGTGGCCTTAAGGAGCAAATCATTAGAAGAGCAACGTGCCTTGGTCGTTGGCTATTGGTCGAAATTGGATGGCACAGCGCTTTTTATCTTCAACAAATTGCTTACCGGAAATCTTCGCGTTGGTGTCTCTCGCAAATTGCTGGTGAAGGCTGTAGCACAGTATCTCGAGTCTTCAGATCCGGAAGTAGAACATCGTCTGATGGGAAAATGGAGCCCTTTTGAGGAGACGATGGACTCTCTGTTTCAGGGAGACTTACAGGAAAATAAACATTTTTTACCCTATCCATTCTATTTGGCCTACGCACTGGATAAAGATCCGGCCGAGCTGGGCGAGTTGCGCAATTGGGTGATGGAAGCAAAGCTTGATGGTATTCGTGGACAATTAATTGTGCGCAAGGATGAGCTCTTTGTATGGAGTCGTGGAGAAGATCTGATGACCGATAAATTTGTGGAGTTTGAACCGTTACGTTCCATTTTGCCGGATGGCACAGTTATCGACGGGGAAGTGCTGCCTTGGAAAGACGACAAGCCGATGGACTTTTCAGTGATGCAAACTCGCATCGGTCGCAAAAATATTTCAAAAAATGCGCTAGCCGCAGCGCCGTTGATTATGGTATGTTATGATTTGTTGGAGTGGCAAGGTAGTGATATTCGCTCGTGGCCGCTACACAAACGAAGAAGGCAATTGGAAGCTATTTTAGCCAACTATCCGGTAGGGGATATCCTAAAATTGTCCGCGGAGATGTCGTTTGAAAGCTGGGATGCGGCGGAGCGCTATCGGCGAGAAGCAAGGCAACAGCATTCAGAAGGACTGATGATCAAGCACCGCGAAAGCATATATGAAGTAGGACGGAAGCGTGGTAATTGGTGGAAATGGAAGACCGACCCCATGACTATTGACGGCGTTTTAATATACGCCCAATCGGGACATGGCAGGAGAGCAAATTTGTTTACCGACTATACCTTTGCCGTTTGGGATGAAGGTGAGCTGGTGCCCTTTACAAAGGCATATTCGGGTCTTACCGATAAAGAATTGTTTACCATTGATAACTGGATCAAACGACATACCATCGCAAAGTTCGGCCCAGTACGCAGCGTAACGCCTGAGTTGGTCTTTGAACTGGCCTTTGAAGGGATTAACGTCAGTACAAGACATAAATCTGGTGTCGCTCTTCGCTTCCCTCGGATCATACGTTGGCGTCAAGATAAACCCGCAAGTGAAGCCAATACTAAAGAAGATTTGTTAAATTTGATTGCATCACAACATGAATCAATTCGCTGA
- a CDS encoding DUF1801 domain-containing protein, whose amino-acid sequence MIHTDVHQYNNQQTAIDQRICSLLADYISKKLPEADNKLWHAHPVWFIDSNPIVGYSKLKDSVRLLFWSGQSFDEPMLGTEGKFMAAEIRYTDPEQVIENDLNRWLEKARDIQWDYKNIVKRKGVLERLK is encoded by the coding sequence ATGATACATACCGATGTACACCAGTATAACAACCAACAGACAGCAATCGATCAACGCATCTGCTCGCTACTTGCGGATTATATCAGCAAAAAACTGCCTGAAGCGGACAATAAACTATGGCATGCACATCCCGTGTGGTTTATCGATAGTAACCCTATTGTTGGATACAGCAAACTCAAAGATTCGGTACGTTTGTTGTTTTGGAGCGGTCAATCTTTTGACGAACCTATGCTTGGTACGGAGGGCAAATTTATGGCCGCAGAAATACGCTACACGGATCCCGAACAGGTAATCGAAAATGATCTAAATCGTTGGCTCGAGAAAGCTAGAGATATACAATGGGATTACAAAAACATCGTAAAACGTAAGGGTGTGCTTGAACGACTGAAATAA